GGAGGCGGTAGACCGAACGGCCGCCGCCTTAATGCTCCAGGACTATCTTGACAGTCAGCGATGAAGGCCCGGGATGTCCTTGTCTGGGGTCGGAACCTGCCTACCCCCTGGAAGCTGGTGCTGGCCGGAGTGATCACCGGGTTGAGCTTCCCGCCAGTACCGCTGGGATTTCTGGCGTGGGTAGGGCTCGTACCCCTTCTTGACGCCTGGCTGAAGTCGCCTTCCCCGGCCCGCTCCGCCTTCTATGGCTTTATCTGGTCCCTGGGATTCCTGCTGGTAGTGATGTACTGGCTGGCCTTCAATTATGGGACCTATTGGTGGGCGGCGATCATGAGCATGTTGGCGGCTGTCTTGGTACTGTCGCTCAACTATACGCTCATCGGTTGGTGGTTTGGATGGCTGCATGCCTGGTTGGGAAGGATGGCCTTATGGCTGCTACCCTTGCTCTGGGTAAGCGTGGAGTTTCTGCGCAGCTTCGGAACCCTGGGCTTTCCCTGGGTGGCCCTGGCTAATGCCCAGACGGACTTTCTCCTGCCGATACAAAATGCCGAGATCGTCGGCATCTGGGGACTGAGTTTCTGGGTGATCTTGATTAATGTTACGATGGTCGAATTGTGGCATGCCCGGGAGAAGTTGGTCCCCGCTTTGGCACTAACAGCCGTCGTCCTTGCTCCCTGGCTGAGTGGCTGGCTGCTGTTGCCGGAGGTGCCGGCAGCCAACCTCCGCGTGGGGGTGGTCCAGCCAAATGTCAATGCTGCCGATAAGTGGATGCCGGAAATCCGCTACCGGCACTTCGATCAGCTCACTGCTCTTACGCACGCCGTGGCGGTGGATTCGCCGGATGTGGTTTTCTGGCCGGAGGCGGCCACACCGGCCTTTCTGCGAAAGGGAGGGCGTCTATACCTGCGACAGATTCAGGAGGAACTGCGCATTCTGGGAATCCCGGTGGTAACGGGCATGCCCGACTACGAACGGCGAGGGGACGGAATGGTTCATTACTACAACGCTGTCGGCTACATCGACAGTACGGGCCTCAGTGACAAACAATATAACAAAATCCATCTGGTCCCCTTCGGCGAGTACATCCCCCTATCGAAGTGGATACCGGCCCTGAATTCACTCAACCTGGGACAGGGGAACTTCACCCACGGGACGGAATACACCGTGTTTGAATTGGACTCCATTCCTTTCAGCGTGGGGGTGTGTTACGAGACTACCTTCCCGGGCTTGAATCGCCGGTTCGTGCGTGCGGGTGCGAGCTTTCTAGTGGGGGTGGTGAATGATGCCTGGTACCGGACCTCCTCCGGTCCCTACCAGCATGCCGCCCAAGCCCGCTACCGGGCGGTGGAGTTCCGCCGGCCCATGGTGCGTGCCGCCAACACCGGCATCAGTATGGTCATCAATCAGGCCGGGCAGGTAGTGGCCCGATTGGGGCTTAACAAGGAGGGGATGTTCACGGCTCAAATTGCCCCCGCAACCGGTATGACCTTTTACGCTCGCTACGGGGATGTGTTTGCCTGGTTGAGCGTGGCCGCGGCTATGGGACTCACTATCGTCGCCTTTCGACGTTGGAATCAAGCAAGGGATGAGAGTGATGAGGTTTAAAGCCGCACTTACGGGCCTCATTCTGGTCTGGGGGTGGATCCCGTCCATTTCCGCTCAGGCCTCTAATGGTCCCGCTGAAAAAGGTGCCTTAATCAGGTCTTTGGTACTGCCTGGCTGGGGGCAGCAGGTACTTGGCGATCGCGCCGCCGCCCGACGGTTCGCCATGGCCGAGGCCGGCCTTTGGCTGGGCTATTTTGTCACCCACAGCGCTGCCGGGTGGTATCGGCAAGATTACCGGGCCTTCGCTGCTCTGCATGCTGGGGTAGAATACCGCCAGCGGCCGGATATTTACTACGTCCGTCTGGGGCGCTATGATTCGATTACCGCCTATAATCAGGCCCAGTTGCGCCAGCGCAATCTGGCTGCGGTATATCCCCTGGGGACCCACCTTGATTGGCAATGGGACTTTTCTGTCAATCGCCAGCACTACGCCGATCTGCGCCGCGCCAGCTTAAGAGCGGCCAAGGCAGCATCCTTTGTCATCGGTGGCATGGTAGTGAACCGCGCGATTGCCGCCATCCATGTGCTTTTCCTATCCCGCCGCGGACAGGCACCCTCGGCCTACTGGATGCCCCTGCCCGGCGGCGGTGGGATCAGCATTCGGCTGCAGTTTTAGCATGCCGTTACCCAGGCCTGCCAATCCAGCCGTTGCGGATTGCCCCGACCAATCCTTCATGGGAAGAGCAAGGTGGGAAAGGTATAATCCACTGGTCAGGGTTTTCCTGGCTGTTGCCGGCTTGCTGGCCGTATCATTATCCAGAAACCCACTGCAATTTGCGTCTGTCTCGGCTGTGTTTCTGGCGCTATGTCTGTTCCTGGGTTTGCGCCTGTCACCCCTGGGAAAGAGCATTCGGGTAATGCTTCCCTGGACAGTGGGGTTTTTCCTCATTCATCTGGTCTTTTCGTATATTGCCCTGCCTCATTCTGACCTGGTGGCCTTCCTCAAGGATGAGTCCATTATTCTACTCAGGTTCATTGGCTTGGCGGGGGTCATGGGCGTTTTACGGGAGGGAGTTAAAGCGCAGTCCCTGATAGATAGCCTCAAAACGCTCGTGGATCGTCTCCATATCAAAAGCCGCCTGGCAGAGGACCTCTTGCAGACGCTGAGGCTGGTTCTGGTGTTTATTCCCCAGGTGATGCAGGAATACCGGAGCCTGGAGCGGTTCAACTTAGCGCTGGGATTTACACCTCCAGACACCCTCCGGGAGAAAGTTCGTTTTTATGGTGGGAACTTGCTGCCGGTGATGTCCCGCTCGCTGACCCGCGCACAGCAGCTGGGTGAGGTGATGCGGCTGCGGGGATATGGACTGGTCATACCCAGGGGCCAGCTCACACCCCTGCCGTTCAAATTTCAGGATGGAATGGCGGTAGTAGTCATAACGGTACTCCTGGGCTGTGCGGGATGGGTGTTTTAAATTACAAACTGCTTGTTGAATACGACGGTACTGCCTTTCATGGCTGGCAGTCTCAGCGACGGAAGCGGACAATCCAGGCCGAACTGGAAGTGACTCTGGAGCGGGTAACGTCTCAGGAGGCGGTTACGGTTATTGGGGCCGGTCGAACGGATGCCGGTGTTCATGCCCGGGGGCAAGTAGCCAATGTAAGACTGGATACCACCATCCCTCCGGAACAGCTGCGCCTGGCCGTGAATAGCCACTTAGCGGAGGACGTACGGATTCAGGCCATCAGCCTGGTTCCGGATGATTTTAATGCTCGAAAGGCTGCGATCAGACGCCGTTACAGCTACACCATGATCACTACCCGGCCTGTTCTGGGTCGGCAATATGTCTGGCCCTTACGATATCCCGTTGACCGGGACTTGTTGCTGGAGTGCTCCAAACTGGTGCTCGGTAGGCACGATTTCGCCGGATTTGCCAAGGCCAGTGACGAGGTGGATTCCAGCATTTGCCATGTAGAGGCATCCCGGTGGGAGTTCAGGGAGCCGCTGATGGTGTATCACGTCATTGCCGACCGTTTCCTCCACCATATGGTTCGTTACCTGGTAGGTACGATGGTAGAGGTAGCCCGGGGCCGTTACGGACTCGATCAGTTCCGCGCTCAACTCGAGCAGGGATCGGGTTCGATCATGGTATATCGGGCACCGGCTAAAGGGCTGGTTCTGGAAGAAGTGGTGTACCCCGCATCCAGTTCCGTGGGTTAGTATAATTTGTTATGTCAAGCAACCCTAACACGACAGAACTTCAGGGCATGAAAATGGGAAAGTGGTACAAAGGGATCTTTATTGGTGGGCTATTGGCTATCGTACCGCTGCTATTGTTGGCAGCCCAGGATCCATATAATATCGCTGGGAGCCGCGAAACTGCTCTTACCAGGTCCATTCAAAGGGTGAGCCCGGCTGTCGCGGGCATCAACGTCGTCAAACTTCAAAAGGGCCCCAGGGAATCCGGTTCGCTCTTCGATGATCCTTTCTGGTCATACATGTTTCCTGAATTCTATCGCCGGGTAGAAAGTCTGGGGTCGGGACTGGTGATTTCCTCCGATGGCTATGTGGTCACCAACGCTCACGTGGCGGAAGACGCGGCTGAGATTATTGTCACTTTGCCTGGTGGTCAGCAGTACGATGTGAAGGATATCTTCACCGACAAACTGACGGATATCGCCCTCCTGAAGATTGATGCGCGGAACTTGCCCGCGGCCAGGCTGGGAAATTCCAATGAGCTCATGATTGGGGAGTGGGTAGTGGCCCTGGGCAATCCTCTGGGCCTGTTCGATGTCGGCAAACAGCCTACAGCTACGGCGGGGATAATCAGCGGTCTGCATATGGATTTTGGCCATAAGGAGCCGGGCCGGGTCTACCAGGACATGATTCAGACCGACGCCTCCATCAATCCCGGCAACAGTGGGGGCCCGCTGGTGAACGCCGACGGCGAGGTCATCGGTATTAACAGCTTCATCTTTACGGAGAGTCAATACTCCGGCGGTTCGATAGGTATCGGGTTTGCGATCCCCATCAACCAGGTCAAGGAAGTGGTTGAGGAACTGAAGACCAAGGGCCGGGTTGATCGCAGCTTCACCACTGGCCTGATTGTTCGTCCGGTGGACCGAATTATTCAGAGTTATCTCAAACTGCCCTTCCGCCGGGGGGCTGTGATCTCCCATGTTGATCCGGGAAGCGCCGGTGAAAAAGCGGGCCTGCAGGTGGGAGACGTAGTACTGGAGGCCAATGGTAAGCGGGTCAATCGGGGTGAGGATATTTTCAGGGTGATTGAAGAAGATCTTATGAAAGCCGGGGATGTTCTGACCCTGAAAATCTGGCGGGAGGGACGCGAGCTGGATGTTCCTATGGAATTGGGCCGGTCGGGGTAGTAAGATGATCCCCCGTTACACCACCCCTGAGATGGGACGCATTTGGAGTGATCAGCACAAATATGAAACCTGGCTGAAAGTGGAGCTTACCGCCTGCGAAGTTATGGCCGAGCAGGGTCGGATTCCGTCGAAGTCGCTGGCCACTATCAAGGCCCGGGCCGCTTTTGATCCGGCTCGCATTGAGGAGATCGAGACCACCACCCATCACGACGTCATTGCCTTTCTAACCAATGTAGCCGAGCAGGTGGGGCCTGATGCCCGGTTTATCCACCTGGGAATGACCTCCTCGGACCTCTTGGATACCTCTCTGGCCCTCCTCTGCCTGGAAGCGGGGCAGCAGATTCGCAAGCGCATGGAGGCCTTCCACCAGCTTCTCAGGCGCCGGGCGCGGGAGCACAAGTTCACCTGGCAGATCGGTCGAACCCACGGCGTGCACGCTGAGCCGATCACCTTCGGCCTGAAGTTGGCCCTATGGTCGGAGGAGATGGCCCGCAACCTGCAGCGCTGGAATTCGGCCCTGGAAGATATCGCTGTCGGGAA
This genomic window from Candidatus Neomarinimicrobiota bacterium contains:
- the truA gene encoding tRNA pseudouridine(38-40) synthase TruA, whose product is MGVLNYKLLVEYDGTAFHGWQSQRRKRTIQAELEVTLERVTSQEAVTVIGAGRTDAGVHARGQVANVRLDTTIPPEQLRLAVNSHLAEDVRIQAISLVPDDFNARKAAIRRRYSYTMITTRPVLGRQYVWPLRYPVDRDLLLECSKLVLGRHDFAGFAKASDEVDSSICHVEASRWEFREPLMVYHVIADRFLHHMVRYLVGTMVEVARGRYGLDQFRAQLEQGSGSIMVYRAPAKGLVLEEVVYPASSSVG
- a CDS encoding S1C family serine protease, which produces MGKWYKGIFIGGLLAIVPLLLLAAQDPYNIAGSRETALTRSIQRVSPAVAGINVVKLQKGPRESGSLFDDPFWSYMFPEFYRRVESLGSGLVISSDGYVVTNAHVAEDAAEIIVTLPGGQQYDVKDIFTDKLTDIALLKIDARNLPAARLGNSNELMIGEWVVALGNPLGLFDVGKQPTATAGIISGLHMDFGHKEPGRVYQDMIQTDASINPGNSGGPLVNADGEVIGINSFIFTESQYSGGSIGIGFAIPINQVKEVVEELKTKGRVDRSFTTGLIVRPVDRIIQSYLKLPFRRGAVISHVDPGSAGEKAGLQVGDVVLEANGKRVNRGEDIFRVIEEDLMKAGDVLTLKIWREGRELDVPMELGRSG
- the lnt gene encoding apolipoprotein N-acyltransferase yields the protein MKARDVLVWGRNLPTPWKLVLAGVITGLSFPPVPLGFLAWVGLVPLLDAWLKSPSPARSAFYGFIWSLGFLLVVMYWLAFNYGTYWWAAIMSMLAAVLVLSLNYTLIGWWFGWLHAWLGRMALWLLPLLWVSVEFLRSFGTLGFPWVALANAQTDFLLPIQNAEIVGIWGLSFWVILINVTMVELWHAREKLVPALALTAVVLAPWLSGWLLLPEVPAANLRVGVVQPNVNAADKWMPEIRYRHFDQLTALTHAVAVDSPDVVFWPEAATPAFLRKGGRLYLRQIQEELRILGIPVVTGMPDYERRGDGMVHYYNAVGYIDSTGLSDKQYNKIHLVPFGEYIPLSKWIPALNSLNLGQGNFTHGTEYTVFELDSIPFSVGVCYETTFPGLNRRFVRAGASFLVGVVNDAWYRTSSGPYQHAAQARYRAVEFRRPMVRAANTGISMVINQAGQVVARLGLNKEGMFTAQIAPATGMTFYARYGDVFAWLSVAAAMGLTIVAFRRWNQARDESDEV